In Deltaproteobacteria bacterium, a single genomic region encodes these proteins:
- a CDS encoding C40 family peptidase, protein MRTYSTILAICFVITLLLFNSTALAVNVTSDANRKQSLIEYIEHRDDLNSSERQKWQKQIRLIFGGKAIKDGSNEGVTAAKSVIAAAIFYDIEYKQAINSAYDAYHDVHRWVPLPIAVLYQVLSFSGHKPKASPREMAFNFPRHFDEDIAPELVTWWSEKLAVNSIPKTKIHQVKKALKETRELMKPMLRDRLWQAAQYEAQINTKNAKTTAFRKNLSILSEEINRDYKEVSNNNIVNDKNRSYYERYGAICSELKEKPHELPIIPRQEIKTTPVKQKPNQNIQTTSKQPTKTSVNDSPSPQMQDKIVSITDNVNTPKNWPTPLVAATKGWLGTPYLWGGASKKGVDCSGFSQSVYREGATYNLPRSSGAQYTIGVPVSKNQLKTGDLVFFDTLDRGRVTHVGIYIGNGQIVHASSSKGVTHADFSKQYYQRAYLGARRVF, encoded by the coding sequence ATGCGCACCTATTCAACGATTTTGGCTATTTGTTTTGTTATTACCCTCTTATTGTTTAACTCAACAGCCCTTGCTGTAAATGTCACAAGTGATGCAAATCGCAAGCAATCGTTAATTGAGTATATAGAACACCGAGATGATTTAAACAGCAGTGAGCGCCAAAAATGGCAGAAGCAAATACGTTTGATATTTGGTGGCAAAGCCATAAAAGATGGTAGCAATGAAGGGGTAACAGCAGCCAAATCGGTTATTGCCGCAGCGATTTTTTATGATATTGAGTATAAACAAGCTATTAACTCGGCTTATGATGCTTATCATGATGTACATCGTTGGGTCCCATTGCCTATTGCAGTTTTGTACCAGGTTTTATCTTTTTCTGGCCACAAACCAAAAGCTAGTCCACGTGAAATGGCTTTTAATTTCCCACGGCATTTCGATGAAGACATCGCCCCAGAGTTAGTAACTTGGTGGAGTGAAAAATTGGCCGTAAATAGTATTCCAAAGACCAAAATACATCAGGTAAAAAAAGCGTTAAAAGAAACTCGCGAATTAATGAAGCCAATGTTACGCGATCGTTTGTGGCAAGCCGCACAATATGAAGCACAGATAAATACAAAGAACGCTAAAACTACTGCATTTCGCAAAAATCTTAGTATTTTAAGTGAAGAAATAAATCGAGATTATAAAGAGGTGTCAAACAATAACATAGTTAATGATAAAAATCGTTCTTATTATGAGCGTTATGGCGCAATATGTAGTGAGCTTAAAGAAAAGCCACATGAATTACCAATAATACCAAGACAAGAAATAAAAACGACTCCGGTTAAACAAAAACCTAATCAAAATATACAAACGACTAGCAAACAACCCACAAAAACTTCTGTGAATGATTCACCATCGCCACAAATGCAAGATAAAATAGTCAGTATAACAGACAATGTAAATACCCCTAAAAACTGGCCAACACCACTCGTGGCGGCCACAAAAGGGTGGCTTGGTACTCCTTATCTATGGGGTGGTGCTAGCAAAAAAGGTGTTGATTGTTCTGGTTTTTCACAATCTGTATATCGTGAGGGTGCTACTTATAATTTGCCGCGTAGCTCAGGAGCCCAATACACTATTGGCGTTCCTGTTTCTAAGAATCAATTAAAAACCGGGGACTTAGTGTTTTTTGATACCCTTGATCGTGGTCGAGTAACCCATGTTGGTATTTATATTGGTAATGGGCAAATAGTTCATGCAAGTTCATCCAAAGGCGTTACCCACGCTGATTTTAGTAAACAATATTACCAACGTGCGTATTTGGGGGCACGGCGAGTTTTTTAA
- a CDS encoding quinone-dependent dihydroorotate dehydrogenase translates to MINTFRFYGPILRLFPPEIAHELTIRALSLGLAPKVKNHADPALVCRVFEKELPNPLGMAAGFDKDAEVIEPLFDLGFGFVEVGTVTPQAQPGNPRPRMFRLRKERAVINRMGFNNNGLAAFTGRLGRFRAIGNPVAQAVVGVNLGKNKTAYDAAADYISGIKATAKFADFFVINISSPNTPGLRDLQNYDSLMALLERIQTARGKIAKPPPLFVKIAPDLAEQDCEDIARAMLQSSVDGLVISNTTIQRMPNLDSRWHDEKGGLSGPPLTKVSTALIRRMYGLTDKKITIIGVGGVASGKDAYEKIKAGATLIELYTSMIYAGPIMILNILQELKMLMKLDGYTHISQAIGVEP, encoded by the coding sequence GTGATTAATACATTTAGGTTTTATGGCCCAATTTTACGTTTATTTCCTCCTGAAATAGCGCATGAGTTAACCATCCGTGCATTAAGTTTAGGATTAGCCCCGAAAGTAAAAAACCACGCAGATCCAGCATTGGTTTGTCGAGTTTTCGAAAAAGAATTGCCCAACCCTTTAGGTATGGCAGCTGGTTTTGATAAAGATGCTGAAGTTATTGAGCCATTGTTCGATCTCGGATTTGGTTTTGTTGAAGTAGGTACAGTGACACCACAAGCACAACCAGGTAATCCACGTCCGCGAATGTTTCGTTTACGCAAAGAGCGGGCAGTGATTAATAGAATGGGTTTCAACAATAACGGACTTGCGGCCTTTACAGGACGTTTAGGACGATTTCGGGCAATTGGTAACCCTGTGGCTCAAGCGGTTGTTGGGGTAAATTTAGGGAAAAATAAAACAGCTTATGATGCAGCAGCCGATTATATTTCAGGCATTAAAGCCACTGCAAAATTCGCCGACTTTTTTGTTATTAATATTTCTTCACCTAATACGCCTGGCTTAAGGGATTTACAAAATTACGATTCACTGATGGCTTTACTTGAACGCATTCAAACCGCGCGTGGAAAAATAGCAAAACCACCACCTTTGTTTGTAAAAATTGCTCCTGATTTAGCTGAACAAGATTGTGAAGATATAGCCCGAGCAATGCTGCAATCATCTGTTGACGGCTTAGTAATAAGCAATACCACGATACAAAGAATGCCAAATTTAGATAGTCGCTGGCATGATGAAAAAGGTGGATTATCAGGACCACCTTTAACTAAAGTATCAACAGCCTTAATCCGTCGAATGTATGGCCTTACCGATAAAAAAATTACTATTATTGGAGTGGGGGGAGTAGCCAGCGGCAAAGATGCTTATGAAAAAATTAAAGCCGGAGCTACGTTAATCGAGCTTTATACTTCTATGATTTATGCTGGCCCAATTATGATTTTAAATATCTTACAAGAGCTTAAAATGCTTATGAAACTTGATGGATATACGCATATTAGCCAAGCTATTGGCGTTGAACCGTAA
- a CDS encoding PilZ domain-containing protein codes for MMKTLRPQKRRFPRAKEKIPVRLTFSDGKREFLATAYTADISLTGVFFAAEFFLKPGLELNLEFKMPNDDRTIKVRGVIIREVRFQNKASAGSISGFGMRFIHYYADAKTALATSFLTVELGDFIEDYVSRRTKKPTSNNELLRDVIVAWEVSKMNLEGTEAEFISDKLRLDSEGRIRRKTIMPPNKDNEKTKKNTKR; via the coding sequence ATGATGAAAACGTTGCGACCTCAAAAACGCCGTTTCCCTCGTGCAAAAGAAAAAATCCCTGTACGATTAACTTTTAGTGACGGCAAACGTGAGTTTTTAGCTACTGCTTATACTGCTGATATTAGTTTAACCGGTGTTTTTTTTGCGGCTGAATTTTTCTTAAAACCCGGTTTAGAACTCAATCTTGAATTTAAAATGCCCAACGACGATCGTACAATTAAAGTACGTGGAGTTATAATTCGTGAGGTTCGGTTTCAAAATAAAGCTAGCGCCGGCTCAATATCAGGCTTTGGTATGCGTTTTATTCACTACTATGCTGATGCTAAAACCGCTTTAGCGACCTCATTTTTAACAGTAGAACTTGGAGATTTTATTGAAGATTATGTGAGCAGAAGAACTAAAAAGCCAACATCAAACAATGAATTGCTGCGCGATGTTATTGTAGCTTGGGAAGTAAGTAAAATGAATCTTGAAGGTACTGAAGCTGAATTTATTAGTGATAAGCTACGCCTTGATAGCGAAGGCCGTATTCGAAGAAAAACAATCATGCCTCCTAATAAAGATAATGAAAAAACCAAAAAAAACACGAAGCGTTAA